The Mastomys coucha isolate ucsf_1 unplaced genomic scaffold, UCSF_Mcou_1 pScaffold14, whole genome shotgun sequence genome window below encodes:
- the CUNH2orf88 gene encoding small membrane A-kinase anchor protein produces the protein MGCMKSKETFPFPTTLDIDKLRESEEAFMPDDSCQYRTPSTDEQQQVQEVKKLPEPSTVIGTVILEFADRLANEIVEDALQQWACENIQYYNIPYIESEGSDTTID, from the coding sequence ATGGGCTGCATGAAGTCAAAGGAAACGTTCCCATTTCCTACCACATTAGACATTGACAAGCTACGTGAGAGCGAAGAGGCCTTTATGCCAGATGACAGCTGTCAATATAGGACACCTTCTACAGATGAACAACAGCAAGTCCAGGAAGTGAAGAAACTCCCAGAGCCCAGTACTGTGATTGGTACCGTGATCCTTGAATTTGCAGACCGTCTGGCCAATGAAATTGTGGAGGATGCCTTGCAGCAATGGGCATGTGAAAACATCCAATACTACAACATCCCATACATTGAGAGTGAGGGCTCTGACACCACCATTGATTGA